A portion of the Cellulophaga algicola DSM 14237 genome contains these proteins:
- a CDS encoding immunoglobulin domain-containing protein: MSVTPTTECLDSDNDGVPDVFDLDSDNDGIYDAVEAGHNQAHTDGVVTGAVGTDGVPDNVQNDPNRETVNYTLSDSDLDTIPDVLEFDSDNDGCNDSDEAYGAKDTDSDANGFYGSGQPNVDVNGRITAATYPEPNDGDSNTVYDYKEKKQAPIIADKNNTTIQACYSTDVTLINSALYADTFQWQLLNGSNWIDISDSTKYSGTGTNTLDIINVTLTENGNQYRLIASHSSTICDEDSSGVTTLNVNDEMDAPVSGGDQSYCSGDSIPQLSANVPSDETVDWYANLSGGTALLESSLSYTPAGAGTYYAEARSTTFVGCTSTTRTPITLTEESPSVVTIGADQVVFVGDNAIFTATASNSDTFHWEVSTDGGITFNSVAESSEYTGTQTVTLTVVSARALQNGYRFRFVASTAGSSCGTTNSSSAVLTVKVKTVITNRRITYRVKKN, from the coding sequence GTGAGTGTTACTCCAACTACAGAATGTTTAGATAGTGATAATGACGGAGTTCCAGATGTTTTTGATTTGGATAGTGATAATGATGGTATTTATGATGCTGTGGAAGCTGGGCATAATCAAGCTCATACTGACGGAGTTGTTACTGGAGCAGTCGGTACAGATGGCGTACCAGATAATGTTCAGAATGACCCAAATCGTGAGACTGTGAATTATACGTTATCAGATTCGGATTTAGATACGATACCTGATGTTTTAGAATTTGATTCAGACAATGATGGGTGTAATGACTCAGATGAAGCCTATGGTGCAAAAGATACAGATTCTGATGCCAATGGATTTTATGGAAGTGGACAACCAAATGTTGATGTTAATGGTAGAATAACTGCAGCAACATATCCGGAGCCTAATGATGGTGATTCAAATACTGTTTATGATTATAAAGAAAAGAAACAAGCGCCTATAATAGCAGACAAAAATAATACTACAATACAAGCATGTTACAGTACAGATGTAACCTTAATTAATTCTGCTTTATATGCAGATACATTTCAGTGGCAATTATTAAATGGAAGTAATTGGATTGATATATCAGATAGCACAAAGTATTCAGGTACGGGTACCAATACATTAGATATTATAAATGTTACTCTTACAGAAAATGGTAATCAATACCGGTTAATAGCATCACATAGCAGTACTATTTGTGATGAAGATAGTAGTGGCGTAACTACTTTGAACGTTAACGATGAAATGGATGCCCCTGTTAGTGGTGGCGACCAATCTTATTGTTCGGGAGATTCAATTCCACAATTATCAGCGAATGTACCATCAGATGAAACTGTTGATTGGTATGCAAATTTATCAGGGGGTACCGCTTTATTAGAAAGTAGTTTATCGTATACGCCTGCTGGTGCAGGAACGTATTATGCTGAAGCCAGAAGCACAACATTTGTAGGCTGTACTAGTACTACTAGAACACCGATAACTTTAACAGAAGAGTCTCCGTCGGTAGTTACTATTGGTGCTGATCAAGTAGTTTTTGTAGGAGATAATGCTATTTTCACCGCTACAGCCTCAAATTCAGATACTTTTCATTGGGAGGTAAGTACGGATGGAGGAATAACATTTAATTCCGTCGCAGAGAGTTCAGAATATACAGGAACACAAACAGTTACTTTGACAGTAGTTTCTGCCCGAGCTTTACAAAATGGGTATCGCTTTAGGTTTGTAGCATCAACAGCAGGTTCCTCTTGCGGAACTACAAATTCGTCTTCTGCAGTATTGACCGTTAAAGTAAAGACAGTGATCACAAATAGAAGGATAACTTACAGAGTTAAAAAGAATTAG
- a CDS encoding Calx-beta domain-containing protein, with translation MTLFKHIIFYILLLFSGMISAQETFRDNFSTVSYSNNNGSSNFSTDWIETGDNDNGPTSQYLRISSNRLELYYIWSENIRRSANLDGASIAVLSFNWQAISLGGSRVLGIQVSNNGGVSYTTIGTIGDNNSGTFSQDISGFISATTTVRFARSGNNWRNDDYAYIDNFLITATYPAPIPILEINDVTVDEDSGNAVFTVSHTGSNAAAPFTVNYQTVNGSAIDGSDYTGSTSVLSFNGTVGDTETITIPILDDGTIENPENFTIEFTLTSDPTADITDTAIGTIIDDDALIMTDGGSATTCSDTFFDPGGLSNYSNNQDVTYTICPDTADTYLNINFTSFEVVTGDILYVYDGNSTGAALIGQYDSANVPTSINSSAASGCLTFRFVSNGSNTGAGWEAEINCFPDGPIIIIEDISFDEDVGNAVFTVRSTRAAHGRNVFLFGFVEAPFTVDFQSVDGLALAGSDYTAVSGTLTFTGELNNIQTISVPIGNDGVPEFAEDFDIEFTGATAQYATVNYNDKGKGTINSQILANDPLTLFQEFDGYYDYSTTGGTLRTSPNGGSPCAVTTSSSNSLVSPVPGTAVVERAYLYWSHSSTVRDADVTFEGQSVSANFLYQTSLGNRNFFGYVSDVTTIVKGVSDLSNNVFDFEDLTINNTGEYCTTSTVLGGWALMVFYEDRSLPAVNINLYQGFDGLSNDGNSFTLDSFYAISGEGAKASFLSWEGDPDLDGSSSGSTNPEELSITNQRNQNFILTGDGGQTGNNSYNSTIYDNTVGPPVYNNANMYGVDLDTYDISSFIQPADSEVTANVDVGQDFVISAAVVLKVPSNLIAGRVFEDVNYPGGIGRDQVISGGIGMSGTIVELFDSSGVFIQRKNTEANGNYSFGGMADGDYFIKVVSSTVRSTRGNGPNCSSCYPTQTYRTEMVSGSIVDVTDEVGGANPKATQDVSLGVFNNAQSISSVEVAGNGVVGINFGFNFNTIVNTNETGQGSLQQFILNSNTLSETGLDIEANSIFDPAAEEDTSIFMIPPTGDALGRAADANYAAGIFDVLISNGNSLSEITGTNTVLDGRTQTAYSGDSNSGTIGAGGTAVGTSATALPDYIRPEIQIHRDNGDVLSASGTDVVIRNVAVYGNNNAGIIINGGAVTISNSLLGVNALGSAAGNIDYGIEIKNGVAIIDSNYISSNTDAGVFVDGGTSTLIQNNHFDANGATGCDDNILLADGSGILIHQNLIDNSAALGIDGEAISGGVVITENTITNAGQNGGNCSGKIENAGIRLHGSDSAIENNIIATNAGSGIVISGGTTSGNLISQNSIFANGTTADALGIDLDATDSLGDGVTLNDSGDGDSGPNGLLNFPIISNAFVSGSNLVIEGWSRPGATIEVFLTDINEGSASAGENQLGLATDYGEGQIYLATVIEGSSVDLLTITTPYTDVDGNTDNTNKFRFVIAGPLNIAVGNFITSTATISNSTSEFSPFSIIKNYTLITNRRITYRVKSN, from the coding sequence ATGACCCTATTTAAACATATTATTTTTTACATACTATTATTATTCTCAGGAATGATTTCTGCACAAGAAACATTTAGAGATAATTTTAGTACTGTATCCTATTCTAATAATAATGGTAGTTCTAATTTTTCTACAGATTGGATAGAAACTGGAGATAACGACAATGGACCTACTTCTCAATACCTAAGAATTAGTAGTAACCGACTCGAACTTTATTATATATGGTCAGAGAATATACGTAGATCAGCGAATCTTGATGGTGCTTCAATTGCAGTGCTAAGTTTTAATTGGCAAGCTATAAGTCTAGGAGGTAGTAGAGTGTTGGGGATACAGGTTTCAAATAATGGAGGTGTTTCTTATACAACTATAGGTACTATTGGTGATAATAATTCAGGCACGTTTAGTCAAGATATTTCGGGCTTTATTTCTGCTACGACTACAGTGAGATTTGCAAGATCAGGTAATAACTGGCGAAATGATGATTATGCCTACATCGATAATTTTTTGATTACCGCAACTTACCCTGCACCTATACCTATACTAGAAATAAACGATGTAACGGTAGACGAGGATTCCGGAAATGCTGTTTTTACAGTTTCTCATACGGGTTCAAATGCTGCTGCTCCATTTACCGTTAATTATCAAACGGTAAATGGCTCTGCTATAGATGGTAGTGATTATACGGGTAGTACAAGCGTGTTGAGTTTTAATGGTACTGTCGGGGATACAGAAACTATAACCATTCCTATATTAGATGATGGAACTATTGAAAATCCTGAGAATTTTACCATTGAATTTACCTTAACGTCTGACCCAACAGCTGATATTACGGATACGGCAATAGGTACTATTATAGATGATGATGCACTTATCATGACAGATGGAGGAAGCGCGACTACATGTAGTGATACATTTTTTGATCCAGGAGGGCTTTCTAATTACAGTAATAACCAAGATGTAACCTATACAATTTGTCCAGATACGGCAGATACCTATTTAAATATCAATTTCACAAGTTTTGAAGTTGTTACAGGAGATATTTTATATGTTTATGATGGTAACTCTACAGGAGCAGCATTAATAGGGCAGTATGATAGTGCTAATGTTCCAACATCTATAAACTCTTCAGCTGCTTCAGGTTGTTTAACATTTAGGTTTGTTTCCAATGGAAGTAATACAGGAGCGGGTTGGGAGGCAGAGATAAATTGTTTTCCTGATGGACCAATTATAATAATTGAAGATATTTCTTTTGATGAAGATGTTGGTAATGCTGTTTTTACAGTTAGGTCTACAAGAGCTGCTCATGGAAGAAATGTATTCTTATTTGGATTTGTGGAAGCGCCTTTTACTGTTGATTTTCAATCTGTAGATGGGCTAGCCTTAGCGGGTAGTGATTATACTGCAGTATCCGGAACACTAACATTTACAGGAGAACTAAATAATATTCAGACAATATCTGTACCCATTGGTAATGATGGTGTGCCTGAGTTTGCAGAAGACTTTGATATAGAATTTACAGGAGCTACCGCTCAATACGCTACGGTAAACTATAATGATAAAGGAAAAGGAACAATAAACTCACAAATTCTAGCAAATGACCCTTTAACCCTATTTCAAGAATTTGATGGGTATTATGATTATTCTACTACTGGAGGTACATTACGTACGAGTCCTAATGGGGGCTCCCCTTGTGCTGTTACGACATCATCGTCCAATAGTTTGGTTTCTCCAGTTCCTGGCACTGCTGTTGTAGAAAGAGCTTACCTATATTGGTCTCATTCTAGTACGGTACGTGATGCAGATGTTACTTTTGAAGGACAAAGTGTGTCTGCAAATTTTTTGTATCAGACCTCTTTAGGCAACAGAAACTTTTTTGGATATGTAAGTGACGTAACTACAATAGTAAAAGGTGTTTCTGATTTATCAAATAATGTTTTTGATTTTGAAGATTTAACTATAAATAATACAGGAGAGTATTGTACTACGAGTACAGTTTTAGGTGGTTGGGCCTTAATGGTTTTTTATGAAGACAGATCATTACCAGCAGTAAATATTAATTTGTATCAAGGTTTTGATGGTTTAAGTAATGATGGTAATTCGTTTACGTTAGATTCTTTTTATGCTATTTCAGGTGAAGGAGCAAAAGCATCATTCTTATCATGGGAAGGAGATCCAGATTTAGATGGGTCTAGTTCTGGTTCTACAAATCCAGAAGAACTTTCAATTACAAATCAAAGAAATCAGAATTTTATATTGACAGGAGATGGAGGGCAAACAGGAAATAACTCTTATAACTCTACAATTTATGATAATACAGTAGGACCACCAGTTTACAACAATGCTAATATGTATGGTGTAGATTTAGATACTTATGATATTTCATCATTTATACAACCAGCAGATAGTGAAGTAACGGCAAACGTAGATGTTGGTCAAGATTTTGTTATTTCTGCAGCAGTAGTTTTAAAGGTACCTTCTAATTTGATAGCGGGCCGGGTTTTTGAAGATGTTAATTACCCTGGAGGTATAGGTCGTGACCAAGTAATTTCGGGCGGAATAGGAATGTCTGGAACTATCGTGGAACTTTTTGATTCTTCTGGTGTCTTCATCCAAAGAAAAAATACGGAAGCAAACGGAAATTACTCATTTGGAGGTATGGCAGATGGAGATTATTTTATTAAAGTAGTGAGCTCTACAGTGAGATCTACTAGAGGTAATGGGCCAAACTGTTCTTCTTGTTACCCAACACAAACGTATAGGACCGAAATGGTTTCTGGAAGTATTGTAGATGTTACTGATGAAGTAGGGGGAGCTAACCCTAAAGCCACTCAAGACGTATCTTTAGGAGTTTTCAATAATGCACAAAGTATATCTAGTGTAGAGGTTGCAGGTAATGGTGTAGTAGGTATTAATTTTGGATTTAATTTTAATACGATTGTAAATACCAATGAAACGGGTCAGGGTTCTTTACAACAATTTATTCTGAATTCTAATACCCTATCAGAAACAGGTTTAGATATAGAAGCAAATTCTATTTTTGATCCAGCGGCAGAAGAAGATACTTCAATTTTTATGATTCCCCCAACGGGTGATGCTTTAGGCAGAGCAGCAGATGCTAATTATGCAGCTGGAATTTTCGACGTGCTGATTTCTAATGGAAATTCACTTTCTGAAATTACAGGAACAAATACGGTGTTAGATGGGAGAACGCAAACAGCATATTCAGGAGATTCTAATTCAGGAACTATCGGTGCAGGAGGTACAGCAGTAGGAACATCTGCTACCGCATTACCTGATTATATACGTCCAGAAATTCAAATTCATAGGGACAATGGAGATGTGTTGAGTGCATCAGGAACAGATGTGGTTATCAGAAATGTAGCGGTGTATGGAAATAATAATGCAGGAATTATAATAAATGGTGGCGCTGTTACTATTTCTAATTCCTTATTAGGCGTAAATGCACTTGGAAGTGCTGCAGGAAACATAGACTACGGAATAGAAATTAAAAATGGAGTAGCAATAATTGACTCAAATTATATTTCTTCAAATACAGATGCAGGTGTTTTTGTAGATGGAGGAACAAGTACTTTGATTCAAAATAATCATTTTGATGCTAATGGAGCGACAGGTTGTGATGATAATATTTTGTTAGCAGATGGCTCTGGGATACTCATACATCAAAATTTAATTGATAATTCAGCAGCCTTAGGTATTGATGGAGAAGCAATTTCTGGTGGTGTCGTTATCACAGAAAATACGATTACGAATGCAGGTCAGAACGGGGGTAATTGTAGTGGCAAGATAGAAAATGCAGGAATAAGATTGCACGGTAGTGATTCGGCCATTGAAAATAATATAATTGCTACGAATGCAGGTTCCGGAATAGTTATTTCTGGAGGAACTACTTCTGGAAACTTAATATCACAAAATTCTATTTTTGCGAATGGAACTACCGCAGATGCTTTAGGTATAGATTTAGATGCAACAGATTCATTAGGGGATGGAGTAACATTAAATGATTCTGGAGATGGGGATTCAGGACCAAACGGATTGTTGAATTTTCCAATAATTTCAAATGCATTTGTCTCGGGATCTAATTTAGTAATAGAAGGTTGGTCTAGACCGGGAGCTACCATTGAAGTGTTTTTAACAGATATCAATGAAGGTTCTGCTAGCGCTGGAGAAAATCAATTAGGTTTAGCTACAGATTACGGAGAAGGTCAAATCTATCTTGCTACAGTAATCGAAGGTTCTTCAGTAGATTTATTAACAATAACTACTCCATATACCGATGTAGATGGAAATACAGATAATACGAATAAATTTAGATTTGTTATTGCTGGACCACTAAATATTGCTGTTGGTAATTTTATTACATCTACTGCAACTATATCAAATTCAACCTCTGAGTTTTCTCCCTTTAGTATTATTAAAAACTATACGCTAATTACCAATAGAAGGATTACTTATAGAGTAAAGTCAAACTAA
- a CDS encoding thrombospondin type 3 repeat-containing protein has product MNIKTFPLYIKLGIGILFLLVFFNSKAETTFTKSVGSYEPCTDPTGVDTDGDGINDVCDLDNDNDGILDEDECFRSSSLVGNGDFTSWIFYTDANNPGWTGSGNQWNKDADRAWFPQWNGTGTASFYQTINVSSGSENSITFDVGANTSYNNQVVLNVLIDGATVLSETSNQIAVTNGGQSQNGNATLNMVSRTIVFTPTSSTIVLRFNGVSTSGNHDMMYIDNVILTTGCSDFDNDGVLNIHDLDSDNDGIYDTVEAGHNQTHSNGVLIGDVGTDGIPNSVQSSPNNGTVNYTVLNSENEGNKDFIDLDSDGDGCNDVIESGFTQNSTKSGELQGSGYNATTGKVTGNLDGYTTPIDNNSNNIYDYREAGTIPIITTQPQDKFVSEGSNVIYMVATSASDNTYEWQISTNDGVTFSSISGANGASYSINGVSNSQDKNLYRVLVSDSSFKCTPAISSAAILRIVLDSDNDGVVDTDDRDDDNDGILDAIEATNCGPGAATVNVVIFSEDFGIASGSRISTPYTNYIFENGSNDLQDGYYTIFEDISSTASWAPSLWQSRGDHTSGSDRMAIFNANNTAGREFYRRTLVQVEPDVPLDISFWVMNLDVDQDNNDGRIEPDITALIQQNGATVFSFESGSIPREANGSADAWKNFIGSFTPTSTTALELVLINNAPGGLGNDLALDDIQIVQSFCDSDNNGIPNTLEADSDGDGCTDSDEAYANRDADLDNNGKYGSGAPIVNSDGTVVAASYQTPHDGNLNGIYDYAEAYTVVAITQQPLNQYTIIGDDAIFSVTATGGTSGNLDYQWQQSLDDGATFTNISGATSSSYTVSNVSTADHKKQFRVLVYDSAYICTDEYSNEVILFVDEDTDADGILNILDFDDDNDGILDVDEGCGNLIINSSFEQQDFTDPATFPDGFTDGSGTFIGATYNTNELAGWNYTTNLDGWVGGGSPSWTPDVYAPAYHGN; this is encoded by the coding sequence ATGAATATTAAAACCTTTCCACTTTACATAAAATTAGGAATTGGCATTCTATTTTTGTTAGTGTTTTTTAATAGCAAAGCAGAAACTACATTTACAAAAAGTGTAGGCTCTTACGAGCCTTGTACAGATCCAACTGGTGTAGATACAGATGGAGACGGAATTAATGACGTTTGTGATTTAGATAATGATAATGATGGAATTTTAGATGAAGATGAATGCTTTCGTTCGTCAAGTTTAGTGGGTAATGGAGATTTTACAAGTTGGATATTCTATACGGATGCTAATAATCCTGGTTGGACAGGTAGTGGTAATCAGTGGAATAAAGATGCTGATAGGGCATGGTTTCCTCAATGGAATGGTACCGGTACAGCATCTTTTTATCAAACAATTAATGTAAGTTCAGGTAGTGAAAACAGTATAACTTTTGATGTAGGTGCCAATACTAGTTATAATAATCAAGTAGTCTTAAATGTTTTGATTGATGGTGCTACAGTATTGTCAGAAACATCAAACCAAATTGCAGTAACAAATGGTGGGCAATCTCAAAACGGTAATGCTACTTTAAATATGGTTTCAAGAACTATTGTTTTTACACCAACATCTAGTACAATCGTATTAAGGTTTAATGGTGTTTCAACATCAGGAAATCATGACATGATGTACATAGATAATGTAATTTTAACTACTGGTTGTTCTGATTTTGATAATGATGGTGTTCTTAATATTCATGATTTAGATAGTGATAATGATGGCATTTATGATACTGTAGAGGCCGGTCATAATCAAACGCACTCTAACGGTGTATTAATAGGAGATGTAGGTACAGATGGTATTCCTAATTCGGTACAGTCAAGTCCGAATAATGGAACTGTAAATTATACAGTTTTAAATTCGGAAAATGAGGGAAATAAAGATTTTATAGATTTAGATAGTGATGGGGATGGATGTAATGACGTTATTGAATCTGGTTTTACTCAGAATTCAACTAAATCTGGAGAATTACAAGGCTCGGGTTATAATGCGACTACAGGAAAAGTAACAGGTAATTTAGATGGCTATACTACCCCTATAGATAATAATAGTAACAATATATATGATTACAGAGAAGCAGGTACTATTCCTATTATAACAACTCAGCCACAAGATAAATTTGTTTCAGAAGGCAGCAATGTAATATATATGGTAGCTACATCTGCAAGTGATAATACATATGAGTGGCAAATAAGTACAAATGATGGAGTCACTTTTTCTAGTATATCAGGTGCTAATGGAGCTAGTTATTCTATAAATGGAGTTTCTAATTCGCAGGATAAAAACTTGTATAGAGTACTTGTTTCAGATAGTTCATTTAAGTGTACTCCAGCAATTTCTTCAGCAGCTATTCTGAGAATAGTTTTAGATAGTGATAATGATGGAGTTGTAGATACAGATGATAGAGATGATGATAATGATGGAATTTTAGATGCTATAGAAGCAACTAATTGTGGTCCTGGAGCTGCAACGGTTAATGTTGTAATTTTTTCAGAAGATTTTGGAATTGCATCTGGTAGTAGAATATCAACACCTTACACAAATTATATTTTTGAAAATGGAAGTAATGACCTACAAGATGGATATTATACAATTTTTGAAGACATTTCATCTACAGCATCTTGGGCTCCTTCACTATGGCAGTCAAGAGGAGATCATACATCAGGGTCTGATAGGATGGCAATTTTTAATGCTAATAATACTGCAGGACGAGAATTTTACAGAAGGACTTTGGTTCAAGTAGAACCAGATGTGCCTTTAGATATATCTTTCTGGGTAATGAATTTGGATGTTGATCAAGATAATAACGACGGAAGAATAGAGCCAGATATAACAGCCTTAATTCAACAGAATGGTGCTACAGTGTTCTCTTTTGAATCAGGTTCAATTCCTAGAGAAGCAAATGGCTCTGCCGATGCTTGGAAAAATTTTATAGGATCGTTTACACCAACATCAACCACCGCGTTAGAATTAGTCTTAATTAATAATGCACCAGGAGGATTAGGTAATGATTTAGCATTAGATGATATTCAAATTGTACAATCTTTCTGTGACTCAGACAATAATGGTATTCCAAATACTTTAGAAGCAGATAGTGATGGAGATGGTTGTACAGATTCAGATGAAGCTTATGCTAATAGAGATGCAGATTTAGATAATAATGGTAAATATGGTTCTGGTGCCCCAATTGTAAATTCAGATGGTACGGTTGTAGCAGCATCCTACCAAACTCCACATGACGGAAACTTAAATGGTATTTATGATTATGCAGAAGCATATACTGTGGTAGCAATTACACAACAACCTTTAAATCAATATACGATTATTGGGGATGATGCTATTTTTTCAGTGACAGCAACAGGTGGTACTAGTGGTAATTTAGATTATCAATGGCAGCAAAGTCTTGATGATGGTGCTACTTTTACAAATATATCTGGAGCGACCAGTAGTAGCTATACGGTGTCAAACGTAAGTACGGCAGATCATAAAAAACAATTTCGCGTCTTAGTTTATGATTCAGCTTATATCTGTACAGATGAATATTCTAATGAAGTTATATTGTTTGTTGACGAAGATACCGATGCGGATGGGATTTTAAATATATTAGATTTTGATGATGATAATGATGGAATTTTAGATGTAGACGAAGGTTGTGGAAATTTAATAATAAACTCTTCTTTTGAACAACAAGATTTCACTGATCCAGCAACTTTTCCAGATGGATTTACAGATGGGTCTGGTACATTTATAGGGGCAACATATAATACTAATGAGTTAGCAGGTTGGAACTATACGACTAATTTAGATGGTTGGGTAGGCGGAGGAAGTCCATCTTGGACTCCAGATGTTTATGCTCCAGCATACCATGGCAACTAA